One window of the Lodderomyces elongisporus chromosome 6, complete sequence genome contains the following:
- the BRE1 gene encoding E3 ubiquitin-protein ligase bre1, which yields MSVDTDNRKRSLDSEPIDSSKRSKKALDELSTEGPLTQADVVYFKKEAIWRQMISYKQQVLKLKGEVKRLSRDCESSKHIVTVLTAWYDEILSLFDELGDDDGILVAFDDSENSNIKVDEKLQNIRTKLSRAISSKNIGSLDSAKLQELSLLKSQNQILAKDNVALSDKIINLESELQELLHDQERDRSVTLKRVDDSRKEVNSLEQQEKGKVKVESQTPQPSANEINGHANVNSNGNGNGNGNGSGVNNGKDSNLVDSEELDKLRLEIEELKSSNDLLGEQVSELTNTNQTLLQNVNSLESKLHNLDEKDIQENLIYKKIVKNNQSLQDQISKVNKLNALNVSKLSELEEKQNEVKKLVESELIKENEALKQQMSKNEQDLIRVRTTRDELLAKNTILTKQVEEQKTTQALLELNETYSKRIEELTKDKFNLDASESEKIDLLTNEIKEIESAFKQTRELTIKKLSSQVDHESQVKKLVIEKNKADQKYFASMRLKDSLTNENKVLKQQVGKSQEMIKSLSELETNYLGKIDVLTKSLTDYKIIKENALQENFSLQDTVKNLKITNETLEADVARKDDKIKAITSEVVELKDQNNKQDLQIIKLSKSLANTESLLVKYKTNNTNSIIQADEEQLEALRSIAKCSLCTKNWKDTAITVCGHVFCSSCTQERLAARLRRCPSCNKGFSSNDLLTIHL from the coding sequence ATGAGTGTGGATACTGACAACAGAAAGAGGCTGCTTGACTCTGAGCCAATAGACTCACTGAAAAGACTGAAGAAGGCTCTTGATGAGTTGAGTACTGAGGGTCCGTTGACCCAAGCAGACGTTgtatatttcaaaaaagagGCTATTTGGCGACAAATGATTTCTTATAAGCAACAGGTTCTCAAGCTCAAAGGTGAAGTCAAAAGATTATCACGAGATTGTGAGAGTCTGAAGCATATAGTAACTGTATTGACAGCATGGTACGATGAAATTTTACTGCTATTCGATGAATTAGGTGACGACGATGGGATTTTGGTTGCCTTTGACGACTCTGAAAATTCCAACATTAAAGTTGATGAgaagttgcaaaatatCAGGACAAAATTGTCTAGAGCAATCTCGCTGAAAAACATTGGCTCTTTAGACCTGGCAAAATTGCAGGAGCTTAGCTTGCTCAAAAGCCAGAATCAGATTCTAGCGAAGGATAATGTTGCACTCTCCGATAAGATTATAAATCTAGAGTCTGAGTTGCAGGAACTACTTCACGACCAAGAACGAGATCGATCAGTTACGTTGAAGAGAGTTGATGATAGCAGAAAGGAGGTTAATAGTTTGgagcaacaagaaaaaggcAAAGTAAAAGTCGAGTCCCAGACGCCACAACCATCTGCAAATGAAATCAACGGCCATGCCAATGTCAATTCCAATGGAAAtggcaatggcaatggcaatggCAGTGGTGTTAATAATGGTAAAGACAGTAATCTTGTTGACTCTGAAGAATTGGATAAACTTCGCTTAGAGATTGAAGAACTTAAATCGTCAAATGATTTATTGGGCGAACAGGTTTCTGAGTTGACCAACACCAACCAAACGTTACTACAAAATGTCAACAGTTTAGAGAGTAAGTTGCATAACTTGGATGAAAAGGATATTCAAGAGAATCTCATCTATAAGAAAATTGTTAAGAACAATCAATCGTTGCAGGACCAAATCAGCAAAGTCAATAAACTTAATGCCTTGAATGTCTCAAAACTAAGCGAGCTTGaggagaaacaaaatgaagTTAAGAAGCTTGTTGAATCTGAATTgataaaggaaaatgaaGCTTTAAAACAGCAAATGAGCAAGAATGAGCAAGATCTTATAAGAGTGCGTACAACACGAGATGAGCTATTGGCCAAGAACACGATCTTGACAAAGCAAGttgaagagcaaaagaCAACGCAAGCACTTCTTGAATTGAATGAAACATATTCAAAGAGGATTGAAGAACTCACCAAGGATAAATTTAACTTGGATGCTCTGGAAAGtgaaaagattgatttGCTAACCAATGAAATCAAGGAGATTGAAAGTGCTTTTAAGCAAACAAGGGAGTTGACTATAAAGAAATTGTCTTCACAGGTGGATCATGAGAGTCAAGTCAAGAAACTTgtgattgaaaaaaacaaggctGATCAAAAATACTTTGCTTCGATGAGACTAAAAGACTCACTTACAAATGAGAATAAGGTGTTGAAGCAACAAGTGGGCAAATCGCAGGAAATGATCAAGAGTCTTTCTGAGTTGGAGACAAACTATTTGGGCAAAATCGATGTATTGACAAAATCATTAACGGACTATAAGATCATCAAGGAGAATGCGCTTCAGGAAAACTTTAGCTTACAGGATACTGTCAAGAACTTGAAAATTACCAATGAGACGCTTGAAGCAGATGTTGCAAGGAAAGATGACAAGATCAAGGCCATTACATCGGAAGTTGTTGAGTTGAAGGACCAAAATAACAAGCAAGATTTGCAAATCATCAAATTGAGTAAGTCCTTGGCAAACACCGAGTCTTTATTGGTGAAGTACAAGACAAATAATACCAATTCCATTATCCAAGCAGACGAGGAGCAATTGGAGGCGCTTAGGTCGATTGCCAAGTGTTCACTTTGTACGAAGAATTGGAAGGATACTGCCATCACCGTTTGTGGACACGTTTTTTGTTCAAGCTGTACTCAAGAGAGATTGGCTGCTAGATTAAGAAGGTGTCCTAGTTGCAACAAAGGGTTTTCATCCAACGATTTACTCACTATACACTTGTAA